The Candidatus Scalindua japonica genome includes a region encoding these proteins:
- the hydG gene encoding [FeFe] hydrogenase H-cluster radical SAM maturase HydG, with amino-acid sequence MNNFINEDKIFDILEQAQSPSTQRVETIINKSLELKGLDPVESAILLNCEEKVILDRVFETAKQIKDSIYGNRLVLFAPLYLSDRCVNNCLYCGFRRENLRAETRILNVHEIREETRALISQGHKRLLIVAAEDTGVNIDYLQDAIKTVYDTKEGNGGIRRVNINVAPMEVIDFKRLKNTGIGTYQSFQETYHRETYKQMHTSGPKSDYLKRLYACDLAQRAGIDDIGIGALFGLYNFKFEVLALLYHAMHLEKEFGVGPHTISVPRIEPADGSDIASYPPCPVSDSDLKKIIAVLRLAVPYTGIILSTRENAVLRNELIYLGVSQISAGSKTLPGSYSSNKKADGQFSISDERSLSDVIEEIATRGFIPSFCTSCYRTGRTGESFMDLAKPGEIKDFCQPNALLTFEEYLLDYNPKLAGKMKDLISSEISKISDPKVRQIASGKMKSLKQGKRDLYF; translated from the coding sequence ATGAATAATTTTATTAATGAAGACAAAATATTTGATATTCTGGAACAGGCACAAAGCCCTTCCACCCAACGTGTTGAGACCATAATTAATAAGTCCTTAGAATTAAAAGGACTTGACCCTGTAGAGTCTGCCATCCTTCTCAATTGTGAAGAGAAGGTTATATTGGACAGAGTATTTGAAACTGCTAAACAGATTAAGGATTCAATATACGGAAATCGCCTTGTTTTATTCGCGCCTCTCTATCTATCTGACAGATGCGTTAATAACTGTCTCTATTGTGGTTTCCGCAGAGAAAACTTAAGAGCGGAAACCCGAATTTTAAATGTACACGAAATACGCGAGGAGACCAGGGCATTGATTTCACAGGGACACAAAAGACTCCTTATTGTTGCCGCAGAGGACACTGGCGTTAATATTGATTATTTACAAGACGCGATAAAAACCGTTTACGACACAAAGGAAGGTAACGGTGGCATAAGGAGGGTTAACATCAATGTGGCACCAATGGAAGTGATCGATTTTAAGAGACTTAAGAACACCGGCATAGGAACATATCAATCATTCCAGGAAACATATCACAGAGAGACATACAAACAAATGCACACATCCGGCCCAAAATCCGACTATTTAAAACGTCTTTACGCATGCGATCTTGCTCAGAGAGCCGGAATAGATGATATCGGAATAGGAGCGTTGTTTGGCCTGTACAACTTCAAATTTGAGGTGCTGGCACTGTTGTATCACGCTATGCATCTTGAAAAAGAATTCGGGGTAGGCCCTCATACTATTTCTGTTCCGAGAATCGAACCGGCAGACGGTTCTGACATAGCATCTTATCCCCCCTGCCCGGTATCAGATAGTGATCTTAAGAAGATAATTGCTGTCCTCCGTCTTGCAGTCCCCTATACCGGTATTATACTTTCTACACGAGAGAACGCAGTTTTACGAAATGAACTTATTTATCTTGGCGTGTCACAGATATCAGCCGGTTCAAAGACATTACCCGGCAGCTACAGCAGTAATAAAAAAGCAGATGGCCAATTCAGTATATCGGACGAACGGTCTCTATCGGATGTTATAGAAGAAATTGCAACCAGAGGGTTTATTCCAAGTTTCTGCACTTCCTGCTATCGTACCGGAAGGACCGGTGAAAGTTTCATGGACCTGGCCAAACCCGGAGAGATTAAAGATTTCTGCCAGCCTAATGCACTTCTTACATTTGAGGAATACCTTCTGGACTATAACCCGAAACTTGCCGGAAAAATGAAGGACCTCATATCCTCAGAGATCAGTAAAATTTCTGATCCAAAAGTCAGACAGATAGCATCAGGTAAGATGAAATCCCTCAAGCAGGGAAAAAGAGACCTCTATTTTTAG
- a CDS encoding tRNA dihydrouridine synthase, whose product MLRLGNISLDVPFYQAPLSGYTDRAMRVLAHKYGAPLTYTGVILAKIALHKKAFNRLFFQPGDDEGLVGAQILGGDPDVMAEAASAFVNVGFGLIDLNFACPAPKVLRRQSGGYLLKDPETAIKIVRFVRSSVSCPLTIKLRAGFDKSQESMDKFWQICKGAIAEGVDALVIHGRSVKELYRNKGDWEVLSEAKSRFPQTTIIGSGDLMDAETIVERLKSSGLDGVIIARGAIGNPWIFNETRALWKGRPKPEIPQLTEQGEVYLKHYEMIAETRPMLKSVRYFRKFAVGYSKHHPQRKLVQADLIAAKSRDEIYAAVKKWYGVG is encoded by the coding sequence ATGTTAAGACTTGGTAATATCAGCCTGGATGTACCATTTTATCAGGCACCTTTAAGCGGATACACAGACAGGGCTATGCGGGTATTGGCCCATAAGTATGGCGCACCGTTAACTTATACAGGCGTGATCCTCGCTAAAATAGCACTCCACAAAAAAGCCTTCAACAGACTGTTTTTCCAGCCCGGGGATGATGAAGGCCTGGTAGGAGCGCAGATACTCGGTGGAGACCCGGATGTAATGGCAGAAGCGGCCTCTGCATTTGTAAACGTCGGGTTTGGCCTGATCGATCTTAACTTTGCCTGCCCGGCCCCTAAAGTGCTCAGACGTCAAAGTGGTGGATATCTACTGAAAGATCCTGAAACTGCAATTAAGATTGTTCGATTTGTAAGAAGTTCAGTTTCCTGCCCTCTCACAATCAAACTTCGTGCAGGTTTTGACAAGAGCCAGGAATCAATGGATAAGTTCTGGCAGATATGCAAAGGTGCAATTGCTGAAGGAGTCGACGCTTTAGTCATCCACGGCAGGTCTGTCAAAGAGCTTTATCGTAACAAAGGAGACTGGGAAGTATTATCAGAAGCGAAAAGCCGGTTTCCTCAGACAACGATCATTGGAAGCGGAGACTTAATGGACGCGGAAACAATTGTCGAAAGGCTAAAGAGCAGTGGTCTTGATGGAGTGATCATAGCAAGAGGCGCTATCGGTAACCCCTGGATATTTAATGAAACACGCGCATTATGGAAAGGCAGGCCAAAGCCGGAAATACCGCAACTGACAGAGCAGGGAGAGGTGTACCTGAAACACTATGAAATGATAGCGGAAACCCGCCCGATGCTAAAGAGTGTAAGATATTTCCGCAAGTTCGCGGTTGGATACAGCAAACATCACCCACAGCGTAAATTAGTACAGGCAGATCTGATAGCAGCAAAGAGCAGGGATGAAATATACGCTGCTGTCAAGAAATGGTATGGGGTGGGGTAG
- a CDS encoding TatD family hydrolase: MIIDTHAHLDFPDFKDDIDVVIKRAEEVGVEYIINVGTSVGTSVKSLELAKNYDHIYASVGIHPNAASNVSTDDWLRLEALAVEDKVVAIGETGLDYYRDRSKKEDQQRLFLKHIELAERHHLPVIIHNREASEDCLEIVRQYSGRVNGVIHCFAGSKDDAKEFLEHGFYISFAGPITFPKAENLREALKAVPVEKLLLETDCPFLAPQPKRGKRNEPSYLQCTIPVLAELYKLSEEDIKRITSLNAMTLFGIGHSEAEPEIAYVIRNSLYLNITSRCPNKCIFCSRETAPYVKGHYLGTDNEPTVDALKDAIGDPSGYEEVVFCGFGESTERLDVLKEIAGYLKEKGSKVRLDTNGLGDLINGRSICEELNGLIDTICISLNTNIEEEYQKLCHSEYDGQAYPALISFIKKARDHIPDVMVSIVGMPGIDVEACRKIAEDLGVRFRVREYNNVG; encoded by the coding sequence ATGATAATTGATACACATGCACATCTGGATTTTCCGGATTTTAAAGATGATATTGACGTTGTAATTAAGCGAGCGGAAGAAGTTGGTGTTGAATACATTATTAATGTTGGAACAAGTGTCGGTACAAGTGTAAAGTCGCTTGAACTGGCAAAAAATTATGATCATATCTATGCAAGTGTAGGCATACATCCTAATGCGGCATCGAATGTATCAACAGATGACTGGTTGCGGTTGGAAGCGTTGGCTGTGGAAGACAAGGTCGTTGCTATTGGAGAGACCGGCCTTGACTACTATCGTGATCGTAGTAAGAAGGAAGATCAGCAGCGTCTGTTCCTTAAGCATATTGAACTGGCGGAGAGGCATCACCTGCCGGTTATTATTCATAATAGAGAAGCGAGTGAAGATTGCCTGGAAATTGTTCGTCAGTATAGCGGCAGGGTGAATGGCGTAATCCACTGTTTTGCCGGCAGTAAAGATGACGCAAAGGAGTTTCTTGAACACGGTTTTTACATTTCATTTGCCGGCCCAATAACTTTTCCTAAAGCTGAAAATTTAAGAGAAGCGTTAAAGGCTGTCCCTGTTGAGAAATTACTTCTTGAAACAGATTGTCCCTTTCTGGCCCCACAGCCGAAAAGAGGCAAAAGGAACGAACCCTCTTATCTTCAATGCACCATTCCGGTACTTGCGGAATTATATAAATTGTCTGAAGAGGATATTAAGAGAATTACATCTCTCAACGCAATGACTCTGTTTGGTATTGGACACAGTGAAGCAGAGCCGGAGATTGCATATGTTATAAGAAACTCTCTCTATCTGAATATTACCAGCCGATGTCCTAACAAATGTATCTTCTGTTCCAGAGAGACCGCTCCATATGTAAAAGGCCACTATCTTGGTACTGATAATGAGCCAACGGTTGATGCCTTGAAAGATGCTATTGGAGACCCTTCAGGTTATGAAGAGGTGGTGTTCTGTGGCTTTGGAGAATCCACCGAACGTCTGGATGTATTAAAGGAGATCGCCGGATATTTGAAAGAGAAGGGTTCCAAAGTGAGGCTGGATACAAATGGCCTTGGAGATCTGATCAACGGCAGATCTATCTGTGAAGAGCTGAATGGGTTAATAGACACAATTTGTATCAGTTTGAATACCAATATTGAGGAAGAGTATCAGAAGCTGTGTCATTCAGAATATGACGGTCAGGCATATCCTGCCCTGATATCCTTTATAAAAAAAGCACGAGATCACATACCTGATGTAATGGTTTCAATAGTGGGCATGCCCGGCATTGACGTTGAGGCGTGCAGAAAGATAGCTGAAGACCTGGGTGTTCGTTTCCGGGTAAGGGAATATAATAATGTTGGGTAG
- a CDS encoding type II toxin-antitoxin system HicB family antitoxin: MKLHVIIDQDEAGYYVADVPALPGCFSQGRTHEEAVINIKEAIEGWLEVMESKHSVDSARFVEVTV, translated from the coding sequence ATGAAACTGCACGTAATAATTGACCAGGATGAAGCAGGCTATTATGTAGCAGATGTCCCGGCACTACCAGGCTGTTTTTCTCAAGGAAGAACTCATGAAGAAGCCGTTATCAACATTAAGGAGGCCATAGAAGGATGGCTTGAAGTAATGGAATCTAAACATTCCGTAGATTCCGCACGATTTGTTGAAGTGACGGTATAA
- a CDS encoding type II toxin-antitoxin system HicA family toxin: protein MGEKLSLCSGSEAVRKFHKTGWTVVRQKGSHVMMTKIGYQWTWSIPQHKELGPGLLRKLIRQADLTIKAFNDL from the coding sequence ATGGGAGAAAAGCTATCACTTTGTTCAGGTTCTGAGGCTGTCCGAAAATTTCACAAAACTGGCTGGACTGTTGTCCGTCAAAAAGGCTCCCATGTAATGATGACAAAAATTGGTTATCAATGGACATGGTCTATTCCTCAACACAAAGAACTTGGCCCTGGGCTGCTGCGCAAATTGATTCGTCAGGCAGATCTGACAATAAAGGCATTTAATGATCTTTGA
- a CDS encoding zonular occludens toxin domain-containing protein: protein MTRYNPGSRVATIFIVSFMMLMCSFFFQMHRHLGCDIYLITQDVRCLARELQQLAEYVIKAVRGSNSIGKSFTYKFYSGDECFKTKRIKQDQKVFGMYRSMIIGEGEDY, encoded by the coding sequence TTGACCAGATATAATCCTGGCTCCAGAGTGGCAACTATTTTCATCGTAAGTTTTATGATGTTAATGTGTTCCTTTTTCTTCCAGATGCATCGTCATTTGGGCTGTGATATCTATTTGATAACCCAGGACGTCCGTTGTCTGGCAAGAGAACTGCAACAGTTGGCTGAGTACGTAATAAAAGCGGTACGGGGTTCTAATTCTATTGGTAAGAGTTTTACCTATAAGTTTTATTCCGGTGATGAATGCTTTAAGACAAAAAGAATAAAACAGGATCAAAAGGTCTTTGGAATGTACCGTTCAATGATAATAGGTGAAGGTGAAGATTATTAA
- a CDS encoding DUF4276 family protein, translated as MVSYKKVRGDILRLLNDTSAALVTTMIDLYGLLDDFPGRSEARGTPQEKVRFIEDEFRVDIDNRRFHGYLSLHEFEGLLFSAPHIIAKTLNAQNRENEINRIRNSFSSPEEINDNPETAPSKRLLDIFPRYNKVFYG; from the coding sequence ATTGTATCTTATAAGAAGGTCCGTGGGGATATTCTAAGGTTGCTTAATGACACCAGTGCGGCACTTGTTACAACAATGATTGATCTTTATGGTTTGCTCGATGATTTCCCAGGACGCAGTGAAGCAAGAGGTACACCACAGGAGAAAGTACGGTTTATTGAAGATGAGTTTAGAGTGGATATTGATAATCGTCGTTTTCATGGATATTTATCTTTACATGAATTCGAAGGTCTCCTGTTTAGTGCTCCACACATAATCGCCAAAACATTGAATGCACAAAATCGGGAAAATGAGATTAATAGAATTAGAAATTCTTTCTCCTCTCCCGAAGAAATTAATGATAATCCTGAAACAGCACCATCAAAGCGCCTTCTTGATATTTTCCCTAGATACAACAAGGTTTTTTATGGCTAA
- a CDS encoding DUF4276 family protein, which produces MKKALVLLEGQTEEAFVKRVLQEHLLKYNVSLIPTIVSTKRVKSGSDLRVELYLIRRSVGIF; this is translated from the coding sequence ATGAAGAAAGCCCTGGTTCTCTTAGAAGGACAGACGGAAGAGGCTTTTGTCAAAAGAGTCCTTCAGGAACATCTTCTAAAATACAATGTGTCGTTAATACCAACTATCGTTTCAACAAAACGGGTAAAGAGTGGCTCGGATTTAAGGGTGGAATTGTATCTTATAAGAAGGTCCGTGGGGATATTCTAA
- a CDS encoding AAA family ATPase, which produces MNILIGSNGAGKSNFVGVFKFLNQVIKENLQNYTAASGGADSILYFGRKTSEEMSFTLSFEDGVNGYECNFSPTPEDNFYFSNENTWFHDKQHYSKPYNENMGSGHLESEIPGSKKRVAQYVSDYLNSWRLYHFHDTSDSAKVKQTCNIADNTTLQPDARNLAAFLYLLEKKHPDHFENIQDAVRMVAPFFDRFNLHPSQLNEDKIRIEWKEKGSDDYFNASALSDGTLRFICLATFLLQPESKLPSIILLDEPELGLHPYAITVLADLLRSTSKCAQIIVATQSVTLVNQFEPEDIVVVDREKGQSVFDRLDRPDMTGWLEEYGLGDLWEKNVLGGRP; this is translated from the coding sequence TTGAATATCCTTATCGGTTCCAATGGAGCGGGAAAATCAAATTTTGTAGGGGTTTTTAAATTTCTAAACCAGGTAATTAAAGAAAATCTTCAAAACTATACCGCTGCATCCGGAGGTGCGGACAGCATACTCTATTTTGGTCGAAAGACCTCAGAAGAGATGTCCTTCACGTTGTCTTTTGAAGATGGAGTTAATGGTTATGAATGTAATTTTTCTCCAACTCCTGAAGACAATTTCTATTTCAGTAATGAGAATACCTGGTTCCATGATAAACAACATTATTCCAAGCCTTATAATGAAAATATGGGAAGTGGACATTTGGAATCCGAAATTCCAGGTAGCAAAAAACGTGTAGCGCAGTATGTTTCAGATTATCTCAATAGTTGGAGATTATACCATTTTCACGATACCAGTGATAGCGCCAAGGTAAAACAGACCTGTAATATTGCGGACAATACAACATTGCAACCTGATGCGAGAAATCTAGCAGCCTTTTTATACCTGCTTGAAAAAAAACATCCTGATCATTTTGAAAATATTCAGGATGCGGTACGTATGGTGGCTCCTTTTTTCGATCGTTTTAATCTGCATCCTTCACAACTCAATGAGGATAAAATCCGTATTGAGTGGAAGGAAAAAGGAAGTGATGATTATTTTAATGCATCAGCGTTATCAGATGGGACCTTACGTTTCATATGTCTTGCAACATTTTTACTCCAGCCAGAATCAAAATTGCCGTCTATCATATTACTGGATGAACCGGAATTAGGATTGCACCCCTACGCTATTACCGTTTTAGCCGATTTATTACGATCAACCTCGAAATGTGCTCAAATCATAGTTGCTACTCAGTCGGTTACACTGGTAAACCAGTTTGAACCGGAAGATATTGTTGTTGTTGATAGAGAGAAAGGACAAAGTGTATTCGATCGTCTCGATAGACCGGATATGACAGGCTGGCTTGAGGAATATGGGCTTGGTGATCTTTGGGAGAAGAACGTGTTAGGAGGACGACCATAA
- a CDS encoding AAA family ATPase, giving the protein MTEQRPHVIVIGGPNGAGKSTTAPALLKGTLGVTEFVNADTIAEGLSAFYPEGAAFHAGRVMLERIHILAKEYRHFAFETTLASRTFAPWLEELRKKGYVCHLVFLWLPSEEFAIARVAERVRMGGHNVPEEIIRRRYTKGMRNFFGLYTPLADTWRVYDNSFQSGPVLIARGGENIKENIYNLDLWNVMRKKYYE; this is encoded by the coding sequence ATGACTGAACAGCGACCACATGTTATTGTTATTGGTGGGCCAAACGGCGCGGGGAAATCGACAACTGCTCCGGCATTGCTCAAAGGCACTCTTGGCGTGACTGAATTTGTAAATGCTGATACAATTGCTGAGGGGCTTTCTGCTTTTTATCCTGAAGGCGCTGCGTTTCATGCCGGCCGTGTCATGCTGGAGCGGATACATATTCTTGCAAAAGAGTATAGGCATTTCGCCTTCGAAACAACATTGGCCAGCCGCACCTTTGCCCCATGGTTAGAGGAGCTTAGAAAGAAGGGCTATGTTTGCCATCTTGTATTTCTCTGGCTTCCAAGTGAGGAGTTTGCAATAGCACGGGTCGCTGAAAGAGTTCGTATGGGCGGGCATAATGTGCCTGAAGAAATAATAAGAAGAAGATATACGAAAGGCATGAGGAACTTTTTCGGGCTTTACACGCCACTGGCGGATACATGGAGAGTATATGACAATTCATTTCAATCTGGACCTGTATTAATTGCCAGAGGGGGAGAAAATATTAAAGAAAATATTTATAATCTTGATTTGTGGAATGTAATGAGAAAGAAATATTATGAATAA
- a CDS encoding BREX-1 system adenine-specific DNA-methyltransferase PglX yields the protein MAPDVPEEEITLFVNPTYRYGTGYSEEKLEKRFREDT from the coding sequence TTGGCTCCAGATGTGCCGGAAGAGGAAATTACGCTCTTTGTCAACCCGACGTATCGTTATGGGACAGGCTATTCTGAAGAAAAGCTTGAAAAACGATTCAGGGAGGATACCTAA
- a CDS encoding HEPN domain-containing protein: MKDIKALIQYRLKEADESLKEAEVLLKEGMSMRAVMNRMYYAMFYAVLALLQQKQIATTKHSGAISI; encoded by the coding sequence ATGAAAGATATAAAAGCGCTTATACAGTACCGGTTGAAAGAGGCTGACGAATCCTTGAAGGAAGCAGAGGTACTTCTAAAAGAAGGCATGAGCATGCGCGCGGTAATGAATAGGATGTATTATGCAATGTTTTATGCTGTATTGGCTCTTTTACAACAGAAGCAAATAGCAACGACAAAACATTCAGGCGCAATTTCTATTTAA
- a CDS encoding nucleotidyltransferase domain-containing protein gives MERTIKKKDLEIVEKFRELVSQKVKVHELRVFGSRARGDAVAESDLDVLVVVVNDLDHLIERYISDCAWEAGFPEDIVVMPVAISIDAIKNSPIRKSVFIRKVYHEGIAV, from the coding sequence ATGGAAAGAACGATAAAGAAAAAGGATCTGGAAATAGTTGAAAAATTTAGAGAACTTGTATCACAGAAAGTAAAAGTACATGAACTTCGGGTATTCGGCTCTCGTGCCAGGGGTGATGCTGTTGCCGAATCGGACCTTGATGTTCTTGTTGTTGTTGTAAACGATCTTGACCATTTGATAGAAAGATATATTAGCGACTGCGCATGGGAAGCAGGCTTTCCAGAAGATATTGTTGTTATGCCTGTTGCTATAAGTATAGATGCTATAAAAAACAGTCCTATACGGAAATCGGTCTTCATTAGAAAAGTCTATCATGAAGGAATTGCCGTATGA
- a CDS encoding DUF4160 domain-containing protein: protein MPKVFEWKGCRFHFFSNEGVPLEAIHIHVRKGPNRAKFWIEPIISLASNYGFNSKELNEFKSNIEENKNMIKDKWNEHFNI, encoded by the coding sequence ATGCCTAAAGTATTCGAATGGAAAGGATGCAGGTTTCATTTTTTCTCAAATGAAGGAGTTCCACTTGAGGCAATTCATATTCATGTTCGCAAAGGACCAAACAGAGCAAAATTCTGGATTGAACCTATCATATCTTTAGCCAGTAACTACGGATTTAACAGTAAAGAATTGAATGAGTTTAAAAGTAATATAGAAGAAAACAAAAATATGATTAAGGATAAATGGAATGAGCACTTTAACATTTGA
- a CDS encoding DUF2442 domain-containing protein, translating into MSTLTFEASAKKVWFDNENMWVGLMDGRQLSIPLVYFPRLLNATPEQRGKYEMSGGGTGLHWEEIDEDISVSGLLLGYKDLTYYKNKI; encoded by the coding sequence ATGAGCACTTTAACATTTGAAGCTTCTGCAAAAAAGGTATGGTTTGATAATGAAAATATGTGGGTTGGTCTCATGGATGGAAGGCAACTATCAATTCCACTTGTATATTTTCCTCGTTTACTTAATGCAACGCCAGAACAAAGAGGCAAATATGAAATGAGTGGTGGTGGGACAGGACTCCACTGGGAAGAGATTGATGAGGATATTAGCGTTTCAGGACTATTGTTAGGTTATAAAGACCTGACATATTACAAAAATAAGATTTAA